From Myxococcus stipitatus, a single genomic window includes:
- a CDS encoding DUF2270 domain-containing protein: protein MPLNEQTKNDLLESPWLSQQAMAQLFRGELSRSDTWRTRLDTTTNWALTTTAAVISFGFATPQSPHVTFLVGIWMVVSFLLVEARRYRYYDLWNRRVRLLEDGWWVPMLRREPVDPDALRELAVEMSRPQLQLSLMSAISTRLNRTYGPILMVLLMTWFFKVYSHPRPPVDFGEFVDRAHVAWVPGPLVMGLLALITVGAAYLFISSFFIRAPLGELRTRPRGRRAALWESFYRPYAIRRRHRPSRRPSPRPTSNSEH, encoded by the coding sequence ATGCCTCTCAACGAGCAGACCAAGAACGACCTGCTGGAGTCACCCTGGCTGTCGCAGCAGGCCATGGCGCAGCTGTTCCGCGGAGAACTCAGCCGCTCGGACACGTGGCGCACGCGCCTGGACACCACCACCAACTGGGCGCTGACCACCACCGCCGCCGTCATCTCCTTCGGCTTCGCCACGCCGCAGAGCCCGCACGTCACCTTCCTCGTGGGCATCTGGATGGTGGTGTCCTTCCTGCTCGTGGAGGCCCGGCGCTACCGGTACTACGACCTGTGGAACCGGCGCGTGCGCCTGCTGGAGGACGGCTGGTGGGTGCCCATGCTCCGGCGCGAGCCGGTGGACCCGGACGCGCTGCGGGAGCTGGCGGTGGAGATGTCCCGGCCCCAGCTCCAGCTGTCGCTGATGTCCGCCATCTCCACCCGCCTCAACCGGACCTATGGCCCCATCCTGATGGTCTTGTTGATGACCTGGTTCTTCAAGGTCTACAGCCACCCGCGTCCACCCGTGGACTTCGGGGAGTTCGTGGACCGGGCCCACGTGGCCTGGGTCCCGGGGCCCCTGGTGATGGGCCTGTTGGCGCTCATCACCGTGGGGGCGGCGTACCTGTTCATCTCCTCGTTCTTCATCCGAGCCCCCCTGGGCGAGCTGCGCACCCGCCCCCGGGGGCGACGCGCCGCGCTGTGGGAGTCGTTCTACCGGCCCTACGCCATCCGGCGGCGCCACCGCCCGTCCCGCAGGCCCTCCCCCCGGCCGACCTCCAACTCGGAACACTGA
- a CDS encoding isocitrate dehydrogenase (NAD(+)) → MANTRTVTVINGDGIGPEVMAATIRVLEALKVPLEFEHKDAGTEVVAKYGTNLPHETVEAVLRSGVALKGPTGTVVGGGLPSANVGLRKRLDLYSSLRPVKSVPNVKTRYEGVDLVVVRENTESLYAGIEHIIVPGVVESLKIITEKASTRIARFAFEYARKHGRKKVTGVHKANIMKLSDGLFLDCCRKVGREFPEIHYEEVIIDNLCMQLVKDPSRFDVLVLENLYGDIVSDLCAGLVGGLGVVPGANIGERTAVFEAVHGTAPDIAGKGIANPTALMMSAVMMLDYLDLREEARRMEGAIQKVYGDGKVRTGDLGGGATTRDFTDAIIAAL, encoded by the coding sequence ATGGCGAACACCCGCACTGTCACGGTCATCAATGGCGACGGCATCGGCCCCGAGGTGATGGCGGCCACCATCCGCGTTCTCGAGGCCCTCAAGGTTCCCCTCGAGTTCGAGCACAAGGACGCGGGCACGGAGGTCGTGGCCAAGTACGGCACCAACCTGCCCCACGAGACGGTGGAGGCGGTGCTGCGCAGCGGCGTCGCGCTCAAGGGCCCCACGGGCACGGTGGTGGGCGGCGGCCTTCCTTCCGCGAACGTCGGCCTGCGCAAGCGGCTGGACCTGTACTCGTCGCTGCGCCCGGTCAAGAGCGTGCCGAACGTGAAGACGCGCTACGAGGGCGTGGACCTCGTGGTGGTGCGCGAGAACACGGAGAGCCTCTACGCCGGCATCGAGCACATCATCGTCCCGGGCGTGGTGGAGTCGCTCAAGATCATCACCGAGAAGGCCTCCACGCGCATCGCGCGCTTCGCGTTCGAGTACGCGCGCAAGCACGGCCGCAAGAAGGTGACCGGCGTCCACAAGGCCAACATCATGAAGCTGTCGGACGGCCTGTTCCTGGACTGCTGCCGCAAGGTGGGCCGTGAGTTCCCGGAGATCCACTACGAGGAAGTCATCATCGACAACCTCTGCATGCAGCTGGTGAAGGACCCGTCCCGCTTCGACGTGCTGGTGCTGGAGAACCTGTACGGCGACATCGTGAGCGACCTGTGCGCGGGCCTCGTCGGCGGCCTGGGCGTGGTGCCGGGCGCGAACATCGGCGAGCGCACCGCCGTCTTCGAGGCGGTCCACGGCACGGCGCCGGACATCGCGGGCAAGGGCATCGCGAACCCCACGGCGCTGATGATGTCGGCGGTGATGATGCTGGACTACCTCGACCTGCGCGAGGAAGCCCGCCGCATGGAGGGCGCCATCCAGAAGGTGTACGGCGACGGCAAGGTGCGCACGGGTGACCTCGGCGGCGGCGCCACCACCCGCGACTTCACCGACGCCATCATCGCGGCGCTGTAG